From one Bacillota bacterium genomic stretch:
- a CDS encoding biotin transporter BioY: MKKFNIKNMALCAMFAALSAVSAFIKIPSPIVPFTMQVFVVVLSGVLLGSRLGAISQALYVAIGLIGLPVFTTGGGLGYVFQPSFGYLFGFICGSFVAGFITERIKKPSFLGYFLALIITIIAVYIPGVIHLYIIKNLYLGTSMSIGKTLWYGAALFIPEDLITGIIAILIALRIRPVINNL; encoded by the coding sequence ATGAAAAAGTTTAATATTAAGAATATGGCGCTATGTGCGATGTTTGCGGCACTGTCGGCTGTGTCTGCATTCATAAAAATCCCTTCACCTATAGTCCCGTTTACAATGCAGGTTTTTGTTGTGGTTCTTTCAGGTGTTTTGTTGGGATCACGTCTAGGAGCTATTTCTCAGGCACTTTATGTTGCAATCGGGCTTATTGGCCTGCCGGTGTTTACAACAGGCGGTGGTTTAGGATATGTATTTCAGCCCAGTTTTGGCTATCTTTTCGGGTTTATTTGCGGTTCGTTTGTTGCTGGGTTTATTACGGAAAGAATAAAGAAACCATCTTTTCTAGGTTATTTTTTAGCTTTGATCATAACGATTATTGCAGTATATATACCGGGTGTTATTCATTTATACATTATAAAAAACTTATATCTGGGAACGTCAATGTCAATCGGAAAGACGTTATGGTATGGCGCGGCATTGTTTATTCCAGAAGATTTAATTACAGGTATTATTGCAATATTGATTGCTTTACGTATCCGACCTGTAATTAATAACCTGTAA
- a CDS encoding Fur family transcriptional regulator, which produces MLDDKWPDGIKKTRQRECVLTILKNADTPLTALDIYEKIDQSTAPVWLSTVYRVLELLAEKGFVSRTTLIDKGIMLYEINRNEHKHYAVCIHCHKRIALQNCPLEIFTPELTENNFHVVGHKVEMYGYCSKCYAEML; this is translated from the coding sequence ATGCTTGATGATAAATGGCCTGACGGAATAAAAAAGACAAGACAGCGTGAATGTGTTTTAACTATTTTAAAAAATGCAGATACACCGCTTACGGCTCTTGATATATATGAAAAAATCGATCAGTCAACTGCGCCAGTATGGCTGTCAACAGTGTACAGAGTACTTGAGCTGTTGGCTGAAAAAGGCTTTGTTAGTAGGACAACGTTAATTGACAAGGGTATAATGCTTTACGAGATTAACAGGAATGAACATAAGCATTATGCGGTCTGTATACATTGTCATAAGAGGATTGCCCTTCAAAACTGCCCGCTTGAAATCTTTACGCCTGAGCTTACTGAAAATAATTTTCATGTTGTCGGGCATAAAGTTGAAATGTATGGTTATTGCAGTAAATGCTATGCTGAAATGTTATAA
- a CDS encoding fumarate hydratase, translating to MREINVNIITQTVERLCIESNLKLPADIEKAIRDASKNEESALSCDVMQTICDNMDAAAEMNLPVCQDTGMAVVFLSIGQDVHFTDGNLYDAVNEGVRKGYLNGYLRLSVVEDPLRRKNTGDNTPAVIHTEIVPGDRVRVIVAPKGFGSENMSALKMFTPSATRDDILTFITDTVKKASSNPCPPIIVGVGIGGTFEKCAVLAKQALITPLDCPNSDSFYAEMEKDALSAINETGIGPAGLGGKTTALGVRIKAFPTHIAGLPVAVNIGCYVSRHKEETI from the coding sequence ATGAGAGAAATTAATGTAAATATTATTACTCAAACAGTCGAAAGACTTTGCATTGAAAGCAATCTTAAACTTCCGGCTGATATTGAGAAAGCAATAAGAGATGCGTCTAAAAATGAAGAATCAGCATTGTCATGCGACGTTATGCAAACTATATGTGATAACATGGATGCCGCGGCTGAAATGAATCTTCCAGTTTGTCAGGACACCGGTATGGCAGTGGTATTTTTGTCAATTGGTCAGGATGTTCATTTTACAGACGGAAACCTTTATGACGCAGTAAACGAAGGTGTGCGAAAAGGTTATCTAAATGGATATTTGCGGCTGTCTGTTGTAGAGGACCCGTTAAGACGTAAAAACACCGGTGATAATACCCCAGCTGTAATTCATACAGAAATTGTGCCGGGTGACCGGGTTCGTGTAATCGTCGCCCCAAAAGGATTTGGCAGTGAGAATATGAGTGCCCTTAAAATGTTTACACCATCAGCGACTCGTGACGATATATTGACATTCATTACTGATACTGTAAAGAAGGCCTCAAGTAATCCATGCCCTCCAATCATAGTCGGCGTTGGTATCGGTGGCACATTTGAAAAATGTGCGGTACTTGCAAAGCAGGCTCTTATTACACCGTTAGACTGTCCAAATTCAGACTCTTTTTATGCAGAAATGGAGAAAGATGCGCTTTCTGCCATTAACGAGACCGGCATAGGACCTGCCGGTTTAGGCGGGAAAACAACTGCTCTCGGAGTGCGCATCAAAGCATTTCCTACACATATTGCCGGGCTTCCCGTTGCTGTTAATATCGGGTGTTACGTGTCCCGCCACAAAGAGGAAACCATTTGA
- a CDS encoding 2-oxoglutarate dehydrogenase codes for MLGFRSDGKLVKPEDPMFSVIPLIMTRRSDAQVFHKITINTDAIDNYIREKRENGLRYTYMDVVIASLVRIFALRPDLNRFIAGGRLYQRKGIFISFAVKKAMSDDAPETTVKIGFTGNETMEEISRKIQDEITFNKQAEGQNDTDLLVKVFQFVPHIALRAFVGFAKWMDRMGVLPKSLIKLSPFHTTAFFSNLGSINLDYIYHHIYDFGTTSVFITLGKRVRIPEAVDGEVAVKKCTNIGVVVDERICDGYYLSKTLKLLDRLFNHPNMLDVPLYESDGMVSEMEENKATI; via the coding sequence ATGTTGGGATTTAGAAGTGATGGTAAGCTGGTTAAGCCGGAGGATCCAATGTTTTCGGTTATTCCGCTTATAATGACGCGTCGTAGTGATGCCCAGGTATTCCATAAGATTACCATCAACACCGACGCCATTGATAACTATATCAGGGAAAAGCGTGAAAACGGTTTGCGCTATACGTACATGGATGTGGTGATAGCGTCTTTAGTAAGGATATTTGCTCTGCGACCCGACCTTAACAGGTTCATTGCAGGCGGCAGGCTTTATCAGCGTAAAGGAATATTCATTTCTTTTGCTGTAAAAAAGGCGATGTCTGATGATGCCCCGGAAACAACTGTTAAAATAGGTTTTACCGGCAACGAGACTATGGAGGAAATATCAAGGAAGATTCAGGATGAAATTACTTTCAATAAGCAGGCCGAAGGACAAAACGATACAGATTTGCTTGTAAAAGTGTTTCAATTTGTCCCACATATTGCACTTAGAGCCTTTGTCGGTTTTGCCAAATGGATGGACAGAATGGGCGTTTTGCCAAAAAGTTTGATTAAGCTAAGTCCTTTCCATACGACTGCATTCTTTTCTAACCTTGGCTCAATCAATCTTGACTATATATACCATCATATTTACGACTTTGGAACAACAAGTGTATTTATAACGCTTGGTAAACGAGTAAGAATTCCAGAAGCTGTTGATGGTGAAGTTGCTGTTAAAAAATGCACCAATATCGGTGTTGTCGTAGATGAACGTATCTGTGACGGATATTACCTGTCAAAAACACTTAAGCTGCTGGATAGACTGTTCAATCACCCGAATATGCTTGATGTGCCATTATACGAAAGCGATGGGATGGTTTCCGAAATGGAAGAAAACAAGGCCACAATATAA
- a CDS encoding metal ABC transporter permease, with product MTLFQYDFMRRAFIVGILLATIIPCIGIIVVQKRLSMIGDALSHTSLAGVAAGLILNINPILGAVVACIAAALSIEAIRKRIPKFSEMSIAIIMSAGIGLAGVLSGFVKNAANFNSFLFGSIVAISDFELIMVIAVSIAVMLSFIFLFKELFYVAYDEQAAKLAGIPVKTVNFIFTILTAVTVSAAARTVGALIVSSLMVLPVACGMRFGKSYRQTVIYSVAFGILFTIAGLFISYYASLKPGATIVLVGVISLVFIMIIQSIFHRGVGNNA from the coding sequence ATGACGCTATTTCAGTATGATTTTATGAGACGTGCCTTTATTGTCGGAATATTGCTTGCAACAATAATCCCATGCATAGGAATTATTGTCGTACAAAAAAGACTTTCCATGATCGGAGACGCTTTATCGCATACATCACTTGCGGGCGTTGCGGCAGGACTTATTTTAAATATCAATCCTATTTTGGGAGCCGTTGTAGCATGTATCGCCGCCGCTCTGAGTATTGAGGCAATAAGAAAAAGGATCCCTAAATTTTCTGAGATGTCTATAGCAATAATCATGTCAGCCGGCATAGGGCTTGCCGGCGTATTGTCGGGTTTCGTTAAAAACGCTGCAAATTTTAACAGCTTTCTATTTGGCAGTATCGTTGCTATAAGTGATTTTGAACTGATTATGGTTATTGCTGTAAGCATTGCCGTTATGTTATCGTTTATCTTTTTATTTAAAGAGCTTTTTTATGTTGCTTATGATGAACAGGCAGCAAAGCTTGCTGGAATCCCAGTAAAAACTGTTAATTTTATTTTTACGATTTTAACAGCCGTAACAGTCTCAGCTGCGGCTAGAACAGTTGGAGCGCTGATTGTCTCTTCGCTGATGGTATTACCTGTTGCATGCGGTATGCGGTTTGGAAAAAGTTACAGGCAGACTGTAATTTATTCAGTAGCTTTTGGAATATTGTTTACAATAGCAGGATTATTTATTTCATATTACGCAAGCCTAAAGCCCGGTGCAACAATTGTTCTTGTGGGAGTTATTTCACTTGTTTTTATTATGATTATACAATCTATATTTCATAGGGGAGTGGGTAATAATGCTTGA
- a CDS encoding ABC transporter ATP-binding protein encodes MEVIAQAENLCFRYGDEPVLEQVNFAINEGDFVGIIGSNGSGKSTLLKLLLGLIKPASGRIKLFGKDAHTFTDWTKIGYVPQNSGTSAGGFPATAEEVVKANLFSQIGLLHFPKKQHTAMTLDALEMVGMREHAKQLVSTMSGGQRQRVMLARVLVNKPKLLILDEPTTGVDAKSVEMLYDLLRGFNHDGMTVLMVTHDTERVSNITNRMLCIEDGSLVELARDELASELKHKHKHPLRQQNGDKLI; translated from the coding sequence ATGGAAGTAATAGCACAGGCAGAAAACCTTTGTTTCAGATATGGTGACGAGCCGGTTTTGGAACAGGTCAACTTTGCAATTAATGAAGGGGATTTTGTAGGTATTATAGGTTCAAACGGGTCAGGCAAAAGCACTCTTCTAAAACTCCTTTTAGGGCTAATTAAACCAGCGTCCGGAAGGATAAAATTGTTTGGAAAAGATGCGCATACTTTTACTGACTGGACGAAAATTGGGTACGTTCCGCAAAACAGCGGTACGAGTGCAGGGGGATTTCCTGCCACTGCAGAGGAAGTCGTAAAAGCAAACCTGTTTTCACAAATAGGGCTGCTGCATTTTCCCAAAAAACAGCATACTGCAATGACACTTGACGCTCTTGAAATGGTTGGAATGCGTGAACATGCAAAACAGCTTGTAAGCACAATGTCTGGCGGACAGCGGCAGAGAGTTATGCTTGCAAGGGTGCTGGTAAACAAGCCAAAGCTTTTGATTTTGGACGAGCCTACCACAGGGGTAGATGCGAAGTCGGTTGAGATGCTTTATGACTTGCTTAGAGGTTTTAATCACGATGGGATGACGGTATTAATGGTTACTCATGATACAGAACGTGTTTCAAATATTACAAACAGGATGTTATGCATTGAAGATGGATCGCTTGTAGAATTAGCTCGCGATGAGCTTGCAAGCGAACTGAAACATAAGCATAAACACCCGCTTAGACAGCAGAACGGGGATAAATTAATATGA
- a CDS encoding biotin--[acetyl-CoA-carboxylase] ligase, translating into MLDKKIYAILNRSRGKIISGGEISRELGVTRAAVWKEIRHLIAEGTEIESIHGRGYCLNSEDDTLSEEAIKAHLATNEIGRNIAILKTVDSTNNYAKAEAASGAPHGFTVISEEQTAGKGRLGRKFESPAKKGIYLSIVLRPNIPARDMGFYTISAAVAVSEAVEKISGLIPEIKWVNDVLLSGKKLCGILTEASVEGESHHLEYVVVGIGINVSTDKKDFSENVGDIAVSLSQEGLTKVNRCRLIAEILNQYEKLYSMFLFENNKKEVLDLYKKRLCVLGKEIDIISGNTKRQGKAVLLDEEGGLVVELPDGKRETLTYGEISIMNKE; encoded by the coding sequence ATGTTAGATAAAAAAATATATGCTATTTTAAACAGGAGCCGGGGCAAGATTATCTCTGGAGGAGAAATCAGCCGGGAATTAGGGGTTACACGCGCAGCGGTCTGGAAAGAGATTAGGCATCTGATAGCTGAGGGCACTGAGATAGAGAGCATTCATGGCAGGGGATACTGTTTAAACAGCGAAGATGATACTCTAAGTGAAGAAGCCATAAAAGCCCATCTTGCTACTAATGAAATCGGCAGGAATATTGCAATATTAAAAACTGTTGATTCAACAAACAATTATGCAAAAGCAGAGGCTGCATCGGGCGCACCTCATGGTTTTACTGTCATATCCGAAGAGCAGACAGCAGGAAAAGGCAGGCTTGGACGAAAGTTTGAATCTCCGGCAAAGAAAGGGATTTACTTAAGCATAGTTCTACGTCCAAACATCCCTGCTAGAGATATGGGATTTTATACCATTTCCGCTGCTGTAGCAGTTTCAGAGGCAGTTGAAAAAATATCAGGGCTAATTCCAGAGATAAAATGGGTAAATGACGTTTTACTTTCAGGTAAAAAACTGTGCGGAATACTTACTGAAGCATCTGTTGAAGGTGAAAGTCATCATCTTGAATATGTCGTTGTTGGTATTGGAATTAACGTATCTACAGACAAAAAGGATTTTAGCGAAAATGTCGGTGATATTGCGGTATCTTTATCACAGGAGGGCTTAACGAAGGTTAACCGTTGCCGGCTTATCGCTGAGATTTTAAATCAATATGAAAAATTGTACAGTATGTTTTTATTTGAAAATAATAAAAAAGAAGTACTTGACCTATATAAAAAGCGTCTTTGCGTTTTGGGAAAGGAAATAGATATAATTTCAGGAAACACAAAGCGACAGGGAAAAGCTGTTTTGCTTGATGAGGAAGGCGGGCTTGTTGTTGAACTGCCGGACGGCAAACGCGAAACTTTGACTTACGGTGAGATCAGTATAATGAATAAAGAATGA
- the raiA gene encoding ribosome-associated translation inhibitor RaiA, with translation MEINITVLGKYELPKNAAEHIEKKLTKLNKFFSEDTVAQVKVYEVKLGVSIEVTVYYKDMIFRAERTAPKLYPALDSIEDILERQIRKNKTRLERRLKEGAFAGGFETPVEEEKDFDVLRVKKFSPKPLNVDEAILQMNLLDHTFFVFHNAETDKVNVVYRRNDGGYGLLEPNV, from the coding sequence ATGGAAATCAACATTACTGTATTGGGAAAATATGAACTGCCTAAAAATGCAGCAGAGCACATTGAAAAGAAACTTACCAAGCTCAACAAATTTTTCAGCGAAGACACCGTTGCCCAAGTCAAAGTTTACGAAGTTAAATTAGGCGTTTCTATTGAGGTTACTGTTTACTATAAGGACATGATTTTTAGAGCAGAAAGGACTGCTCCGAAGTTATACCCTGCACTTGATTCTATTGAAGATATACTGGAAAGACAAATACGCAAGAATAAAACCAGACTTGAAAGGCGGCTTAAAGAGGGCGCCTTTGCCGGAGGATTTGAAACACCAGTTGAAGAGGAGAAAGATTTTGATGTTCTCAGAGTCAAGAAATTTAGCCCGAAACCTTTAAATGTTGACGAGGCCATACTTCAAATGAACCTTCTCGACCATACATTTTTCGTATTCCATAATGCAGAAACTGATAAAGTAAACGTTGTATATAGAAGAAACGATGGCGGTTACGGATTGCTTGAACCAAATGTTTAA
- the yabP gene encoding sporulation protein YabP: protein MAEEKKTQKTAHNIILENRHLVSISGVEDVDSFDDESVSLYTVAGELVVSGTDLHINRLNVESGDVQIEGEIDSLEYTAQESKKGGFFSRLIK, encoded by the coding sequence ATGGCGGAAGAAAAGAAAACCCAAAAAACAGCGCATAATATAATTCTTGAAAACAGACACTTGGTTAGTATTTCTGGGGTAGAAGATGTGGACAGCTTTGACGACGAGAGCGTATCACTTTATACAGTTGCAGGCGAACTAGTTGTTAGCGGGACAGATTTACATATTAATCGGCTGAACGTTGAGAGTGGAGATGTGCAGATCGAGGGGGAAATTGATAGTCTGGAATATACCGCGCAGGAGAGCAAAAAAGGCGGCTTCTTCTCACGGTTGATTAAATAG
- a CDS encoding amidohydrolase: protein MLIINAHILPMDGTSIENGYIYIKNGKISAVGNMDDIPDTLNNSGNKFDAKGALALPGFVDAHSHIGMWEDGLAFEGDDGNENTDPSTPNMRAVDAINPMDFAFTEALDGGVTTVVTGPGSSNPVAGQFAAIKTYGRRIEDMLIKAPLCMKFALGENPKISFTEKGNAPKTRMATAAIIRETLSKAVEYAEGKRKKNKDDRPEYDAKSEAILPLLEGKIFAQFHAHRADDIFTAIRIAKEFKIKYVITHCTEGHLIADILAKEGARAIVGPSLATRSKPELKNQSFETPAVLSKAGVTTAITVDHPVLPQQFLPLAAALAVKAGMEKEEALRAITINAAVISGIDERVGSITVGKDADIVVFDRDPLDIMAKTIFITVNGKRVK, encoded by the coding sequence ATGTTAATCATTAATGCACATATATTGCCAATGGACGGAACTTCGATCGAAAACGGATATATCTATATCAAAAACGGCAAGATTTCCGCTGTCGGAAATATGGATGATATTCCGGATACTTTAAATAATTCAGGTAATAAATTTGATGCAAAGGGTGCTCTGGCATTACCAGGATTTGTGGACGCACATTCACATATCGGCATGTGGGAGGATGGGCTTGCGTTTGAAGGTGATGACGGCAATGAAAACACAGATCCGTCAACACCTAATATGCGCGCAGTTGACGCAATAAATCCAATGGATTTTGCATTTACAGAAGCACTTGACGGAGGAGTTACTACTGTTGTAACCGGACCCGGCAGTTCCAACCCTGTGGCTGGGCAATTTGCCGCCATTAAAACTTATGGACGCAGGATTGAAGATATGCTGATCAAGGCTCCTCTTTGCATGAAATTTGCTCTCGGAGAGAATCCGAAAATCAGTTTTACTGAAAAGGGAAACGCTCCGAAAACGAGGATGGCAACTGCTGCAATTATTAGAGAAACGTTGTCTAAAGCGGTTGAGTATGCAGAAGGCAAGCGGAAAAAGAATAAGGACGATCGTCCTGAGTATGATGCAAAAAGTGAAGCAATTCTTCCTCTTTTGGAGGGCAAAATATTTGCGCAGTTCCATGCTCACAGGGCAGATGATATATTCACAGCGATAAGGATCGCAAAAGAATTTAAAATTAAATATGTAATTACCCATTGCACTGAGGGGCATCTTATAGCGGATATACTTGCTAAGGAGGGCGCAAGGGCTATCGTAGGGCCAAGCCTTGCCACGCGCAGCAAACCGGAACTGAAAAATCAGTCTTTTGAAACGCCTGCTGTATTATCTAAAGCCGGAGTAACTACTGCTATTACCGTTGACCACCCGGTGTTGCCTCAGCAGTTTTTGCCACTTGCAGCCGCTTTAGCGGTTAAAGCCGGTATGGAAAAAGAGGAAGCCTTAAGGGCGATAACCATAAATGCCGCTGTTATTTCCGGGATTGATGAAAGAGTTGGATCAATTACTGTAGGAAAAGATGCGGACATTGTGGTTTTTGATCGGGATCCGCTTGATATAATGGCTAAAACGATTTTTATTACGGTGAATGGCAAACGGGTAAAGTAG
- a CDS encoding S1 RNA-binding domain-containing protein — protein sequence MGFEVGMVVDGKITGITKFGAFVALPDGKSGMIHVSEISNEYVKEIRDYVKEGDTVKAKVISIDNEGRISLSIKQLTENKQQKRAPRPVRVFSGVPDDIDWSRKTETGFEDMMSRFKQDSDEKISAIRRNFESKRGTSYKKRG from the coding sequence TTGGGGTTCGAAGTCGGAATGGTGGTTGACGGGAAAATAACCGGCATTACAAAGTTTGGCGCTTTTGTCGCACTGCCGGACGGAAAGTCAGGCATGATTCATGTGTCCGAAATTTCAAATGAGTATGTAAAGGAAATCCGTGATTACGTAAAAGAGGGAGATACGGTTAAGGCTAAAGTTATATCTATAGATAACGAAGGCAGAATTAGCTTATCAATTAAACAGCTCACGGAAAATAAACAGCAAAAACGTGCTCCGCGCCCGGTCAGGGTTTTCAGCGGAGTGCCTGATGATATTGACTGGTCAAGGAAGACAGAAACGGGATTTGAGGATATGATGAGCCGTTTTAAACAGGACAGTGATGAAAAAATCTCCGCGATCAGACGGAATTTTGAATCAAAACGTGGCACTTCATATAAAAAAAGAGGTTAG
- a CDS encoding septum formation initiator family protein: protein MKRKKSGWIVKLCLAAFIIYTAYKLVNLQMEIHGKRAEIADYKVKIEEQQRQNENLQQDIDHKLTEDEIKQIARDKLGLATPDERIFVNVTGQ, encoded by the coding sequence ATGAAACGTAAAAAAAGCGGATGGATTGTTAAACTGTGTCTGGCGGCATTTATAATCTATACCGCATATAAACTTGTAAATCTTCAGATGGAGATTCACGGAAAACGTGCTGAAATTGCTGATTACAAGGTGAAAATTGAGGAACAGCAACGTCAGAATGAGAATCTACAGCAGGATATCGATCATAAGCTGACTGAGGATGAGATCAAGCAGATAGCTCGAGACAAATTGGGACTTGCCACTCCCGATGAGCGTATCTTCGTCAATGTTACAGGGCAGTAA
- a CDS encoding metal ABC transporter substrate-binding protein, with protein sequence MKKSISFLLSICLTLAFTGCSTGNQMNGAGKTEIKVYASIYPVYDFAKKIGGDRINLKCIVPSGTEPHDWEPASTDIANLEKADVFLYNGAGMEQWAEKVTKSIKNKNIVISEVSKGIELLTEKSEGKAETQSDPHVWLNPQNAKIEMENIKNALEKADPQNQDFYEQNYSDCSRQLDELDKEFKDTLSTLPGKDVIVAHQAFGYLCSAYGLNQVAIEGLTADSEPDPAKMAEIIDYVKKNNIKVIYYEDLINPKVAKSIADATGANTMALNPVEGLTDDQQASGLEYFSVMRSNLSALSQGLR encoded by the coding sequence ATGAAAAAATCGATTTCTTTTTTATTGTCTATATGTTTGACGTTAGCGTTTACAGGATGTTCAACAGGTAATCAGATGAATGGGGCAGGAAAAACAGAGATAAAAGTTTATGCCAGTATATATCCTGTATATGACTTTGCAAAAAAAATAGGCGGCGATAGAATAAATTTAAAATGTATAGTTCCATCAGGGACCGAGCCGCATGACTGGGAGCCGGCATCAACCGATATTGCTAATTTGGAAAAAGCGGACGTCTTTTTATATAACGGCGCGGGTATGGAACAATGGGCGGAAAAAGTAACTAAATCTATTAAAAATAAAAATATAGTTATATCCGAAGTCTCAAAAGGGATTGAACTTTTGACTGAAAAGTCAGAAGGAAAAGCTGAAACGCAAAGTGATCCACATGTTTGGCTAAATCCGCAAAACGCCAAAATCGAAATGGAAAACATAAAAAATGCACTTGAAAAGGCTGACCCTCAAAATCAGGATTTTTATGAGCAGAATTACAGCGATTGTTCAAGACAGCTTGATGAACTTGATAAAGAGTTTAAAGATACACTTTCGACTCTGCCAGGTAAAGATGTAATTGTTGCCCACCAGGCATTTGGCTATTTATGTTCTGCATATGGGTTAAATCAGGTCGCAATTGAGGGGCTCACAGCTGATTCTGAGCCTGATCCGGCTAAAATGGCTGAGATAATAGACTATGTAAAGAAGAATAATATTAAGGTTATATATTATGAAGATCTAATTAATCCTAAGGTCGCGAAATCAATTGCAGATGCAACTGGGGCTAATACAATGGCTCTCAATCCTGTGGAAGGACTTACTGATGATCAGCAGGCATCCGGTCTTGAATACTTTTCAGTTATGCGAAGCAACTTATCGGCGCTTTCACAAGGTTTAAGGTGA
- a CDS encoding spore cortex biosynthesis protein YabQ, translating into MELSVANQAVVFLLSVALGFVLGFIYDIFRILRIAVRTKGIGVFIEDMLFWIICAVAVLLFLFVFTSGEVRMYTFIGTALGAVIYFMSLSILIMSSAKIIIIQIKKIIKFLLHIVAMPIIIVSMATKPLMVRYKRKTVRRVYFITHPFHMFGRKPRVKKRRVKSRGGENET; encoded by the coding sequence ATGGAGCTGTCGGTTGCCAACCAGGCTGTAGTATTTCTTCTGTCAGTTGCACTTGGCTTCGTGCTTGGATTTATTTACGATATATTCCGAATACTTCGTATTGCCGTGCGGACGAAGGGCATTGGCGTTTTTATCGAGGACATGTTATTCTGGATAATATGTGCTGTTGCAGTGCTTTTGTTCTTGTTTGTATTCACGAGCGGCGAAGTCAGAATGTACACATTTATTGGGACAGCTCTTGGCGCAGTTATCTATTTTATGTCCTTGAGTATTCTAATTATGTCAAGCGCGAAAATAATTATTATACAAATTAAAAAAATTATAAAATTTCTTTTGCATATCGTGGCAATGCCGATTATAATAGTATCAATGGCTACTAAGCCACTTATGGTTCGGTATAAGAGAAAAACCGTAAGGCGGGTGTATTTTATTACTCACCCGTTTCATATGTTTGGGCGTAAACCACGTGTTAAAAAACGGCGCGTAAAGTCACGCGGAGGAGAAAATGAAACGTAA